A stretch of the Candidatus Methylomirabilota bacterium genome encodes the following:
- a CDS encoding DinB family protein, with translation MITVGEFIQGGLKQLHTNMDKQLDGITPEQLHAVPGNNPKANTIAWGLWHYVRTEDNVVRYILQNKKMPQWIEGGYAEKLGLPPNAQGTGMSTADAQALRLKDINVFREYMQKVFADTDALIVSNDPALLDRTVTVKPLGEMHAMRALGSVCLTHGMTHFGEIELARTLVGAGAVTSV, from the coding sequence ATGATCACAGTGGGAGAGTTCATCCAGGGCGGGCTCAAGCAGCTTCACACGAACATGGACAAGCAGCTCGACGGCATAACGCCCGAGCAGCTTCACGCCGTCCCCGGCAATAACCCCAAGGCCAATACCATTGCCTGGGGCCTCTGGCACTACGTCCGCACCGAGGACAATGTGGTGCGCTACATCCTCCAGAACAAGAAGATGCCCCAGTGGATCGAGGGCGGCTATGCGGAGAAGCTCGGGCTGCCGCCCAATGCCCAGGGCACGGGCATGTCGACGGCCGATGCCCAGGCGCTCCGCCTCAAGGACATCAACGTCTTCCGGGAGTACATGCAGAAGGTCTTCGCCGACACCGACGCCCTCATCGTCAGCAACGATCCCGCGCTCCTCGACCGCACCGTGACGGTCAAGCCGCTGGGCGAGATGCACGCCATGCGCGCGCTGGGCAGCGTCTGCCTGACCCACGGCATGACCCACTTCGGCGAGATCGAGCTGGCGCGCACGCTGGTGGGCGCGGGAGCCGTCACCTCGGTCTAG